The proteins below are encoded in one region of Winogradskyella helgolandensis:
- the crcB gene encoding fluoride efflux transporter CrcB codes for MKQLILVFLGGGFGSVLRFIIGKWLNNSETGIPYGTFAANVIGSLLIGIILGLAAKNETLSQSQTLLLATGFCGGFTTFSTFAYENHVFLKSGDFMSFAIYTVASFVVGFLAVFLGMFLVK; via the coding sequence TTGAAACAACTTATTCTCGTATTCCTTGGTGGTGGCTTTGGTAGCGTCCTGCGCTTTATAATTGGAAAATGGCTTAACAATTCTGAAACCGGAATTCCTTATGGAACTTTTGCAGCTAATGTAATTGGGAGTTTACTCATTGGAATTATTCTTGGCTTAGCGGCTAAAAATGAAACACTGTCCCAAAGTCAGACCTTGCTTTTAGCGACTGGGTTTTGTGGTGGTTTTACCACATTTTCCACGTTTGCTTATGAGAATCATGTATTTTTAAAATCGGGCGACTTTATGAGCTTTGCCATTTATACTGTGGCGAGTTTTGTAGTTGGATTTTTGGCTGTGTTTTTAGGGATGTTTTTGGTGAAGTGA
- a CDS encoding transglutaminase domain-containing protein — protein sequence MKLLINIILILFCITIHSQNYKLIDETVKNYPKFNSIDELASRVNNDFNTDTEKVRAFFTWTTQNISYDLTKYYAVRAPQLVIRFDSEMINKSIANQNRENLAKEIFENRKALCFGYSSLFTELCLKSNIEVKTVNGITKNSVNYINTSNYTKNHSWNVVKIDNQWKLIDLTFAAGYEDLITGEWVIKLNDFYFFTNPEKFILSHLPAQPKFQLISDPVSIKSFFKRPIFYSKYFVSGLQLSNHQTGLLTVSKEDKKISVSFESKKLKGSIYYKFNNEATLKKLRVQKTDIDNYAAIIKCKSDASRTLSFYSENEKILDFKIKN from the coding sequence ATGAAGCTCTTAATCAATATCATATTAATCTTATTTTGTATTACTATTCACTCTCAAAATTACAAATTGATTGATGAAACAGTAAAAAACTACCCTAAGTTCAATTCTATTGATGAATTGGCGTCGCGTGTCAATAATGATTTTAATACTGATACTGAAAAAGTCAGGGCTTTTTTCACGTGGACAACTCAAAATATTTCATATGATTTAACTAAATACTATGCCGTTAGAGCTCCACAATTAGTTATACGTTTTGACTCCGAGATGATTAATAAGTCCATAGCCAATCAGAACAGAGAAAACTTAGCAAAAGAAATTTTCGAAAATAGGAAAGCATTATGTTTTGGTTATAGCTCCCTCTTTACTGAACTCTGTTTAAAATCAAATATAGAAGTTAAAACCGTTAACGGTATTACTAAGAATTCTGTCAATTATATCAATACTTCAAATTATACTAAAAATCATTCATGGAACGTCGTTAAAATCGATAATCAATGGAAGCTCATAGATCTAACTTTCGCAGCTGGATACGAAGACCTTATTACTGGAGAATGGGTTATAAAATTAAATGACTTTTACTTCTTTACAAATCCTGAGAAATTTATATTATCGCATTTACCAGCCCAACCTAAATTTCAATTGATTTCAGATCCCGTAAGTATTAAATCTTTCTTTAAACGACCTATATTTTATAGTAAATATTTTGTGAGTGGCTTACAACTTTCTAACCATCAAACAGGACTTCTTACGGTATCGAAAGAGGATAAAAAGATTAGTGTATCATTTGAATCAAAAAAACTGAAAGGTAGTATTTATTACAAATTTAATAACGAGGCAACCCTTAAAAAACTTAGAGTTCAAAAAACTGATATTGACAATTATGCCGCTATTATTAAGTGTAAGTCTGATGCATCTCGCACCCTAAGTTTTTATTCTGAAAATGAAAAAATTTTAGATTTTAAAATTAAAAACTAA
- a CDS encoding DUF1801 domain-containing protein, whose amino-acid sequence MNPAEAHILKQPEPFKSIFMHLQVLVEHTLPEADLLYKWRMPCYYIDKRPICYLNKSKDYVDVGFWHSAHLSKQWDAYLVSEKRKVVKSLRYKTLDDIDDAIFISILKEVEGLKEKGFYKKG is encoded by the coding sequence TTGAATCCAGCCGAAGCCCACATCCTAAAACAACCAGAACCTTTCAAATCCATATTTATGCATTTGCAAGTCTTGGTTGAGCATACCTTGCCAGAAGCCGATTTATTATACAAATGGAGAATGCCATGCTATTACATAGATAAGCGACCAATCTGCTATCTCAATAAAAGTAAAGATTATGTAGATGTTGGCTTTTGGCATTCCGCACATTTATCAAAACAATGGGATGCTTATTTGGTAAGTGAAAAACGGAAAGTTGTAAAATCATTACGCTACAAAACGCTAGATGATATTGATGATGCCATTTTCATTTCAATCCTAAAAGAAGTCGAAGGACTGAAGGAGAAAGGCTTTTATAAAAAAGGTTAG
- a CDS encoding transglutaminase domain-containing protein: MKRLFIIITLLSIQIMSSQSYSGIDSTVATYPKKFKSIEQFANRIEHDFETDIEKTRAAYFWIANHITYDYKTFRKNKKNKKIRSKSKADYEAKLQIYNRKLAQKTLRKRSAVCEGYSRLLTEVLKDLNIISVVVTGYAKTYVQEIGRKRNNSNHAWNAVKLDNKWYLIDATWSTGNSIYNSEFFNFSDTYFMIDPDNLILTHFPDDEQWQLLEKPISKIDYFNFPIFYSAYHTSELKLNTKTNGYITTKTDSVIQLDFSSINKDKTYYYSYDNSGHSGTLKFKYQNGNFTTLIPYKDKRRRNLVISDGQLALMKFKIKLITP, translated from the coding sequence ATGAAACGACTTTTTATAATAATCACACTACTATCAATTCAAATTATGTCTTCTCAGAGTTATAGTGGAATAGATTCTACAGTCGCCACATATCCTAAAAAATTTAAATCCATTGAACAATTTGCCAATAGAATTGAACATGATTTTGAAACTGATATTGAAAAAACCAGAGCAGCATATTTTTGGATAGCAAATCATATCACATATGATTATAAAACATTTCGAAAAAATAAAAAGAATAAAAAAATACGTTCAAAATCCAAAGCAGATTATGAAGCAAAGCTTCAAATCTACAACCGTAAATTAGCTCAGAAAACACTACGAAAAAGATCAGCAGTGTGTGAAGGTTATTCAAGGTTACTAACAGAAGTTTTAAAAGATTTAAATATTATTTCTGTGGTTGTTACAGGCTATGCTAAAACATACGTCCAAGAAATTGGAAGGAAGAGAAACAATTCAAATCATGCATGGAACGCCGTAAAATTAGATAACAAATGGTATCTCATAGACGCAACTTGGTCAACCGGAAACAGTATTTATAATTCTGAATTCTTCAATTTCTCTGATACTTATTTTATGATTGACCCAGACAACTTAATACTAACGCATTTCCCAGACGATGAGCAATGGCAATTGCTAGAAAAACCTATATCTAAAATTGACTATTTCAACTTTCCTATATTCTACAGTGCTTACCATACATCAGAATTAAAATTAAATACCAAAACCAATGGATACATCACCACAAAAACAGATTCAGTAATTCAATTAGACTTCTCTAGTATTAATAAAGACAAAACTTATTATTACTCTTATGATAACTCAGGTCATTCTGGTACATTAAAATTCAAATATCAAAATGGAAACTTCACTACTCTTATTCCCTATAAAGATAAGCGAAGAAGAAATTTAGTTATTAGTGATGGGCAGTTAGCTTTGATGAAATTTAAAATTAAATTAATCACACCTTAG
- a CDS encoding adenosylcobalamin-dependent ribonucleoside-diphosphate reductase, whose translation MNQTLSSSKSFTYTEVLKECLNYFNNDELAATTWINKYCLKDKHGNFLEKSPDDMHFRMAKEFGRIENKYALTDTISEHLSNYGKIRKPLTDTKIYELFKEFKYVIPQGSVMFGLGNDQVIASLSNCIVVPSVIDSYGGVCYTDEQLAQLFKRRCGVGVDLSELRPKDALVSNAAGSTTGAVSFMNRFSNTTREVAQNGRRGALMLTMDVKHPDIEDFITVKQDLSKITGANISIRLSDEFMQAVVNDTKFTLQWPIESKSPKYTKEIDAKDLWGKIITCAHNSAEPGLIFWDRQHHYSTSSVYPEFKNSSTNPCSEIAMQGGDSCRLIAVNLFSFVEAPFTKKAKFNFEKFYEVVYETQRLMDDLVDLELEAVKRILAKINADPEPDAIKRTEKDIWNLLAETGKKGRRTGLGFTALADAVAALGIKIDTDDALAVVDDIMKTKMTAEFDSSIDMAITRGQFEVFNRNIEDTSEFVQMMAKEFPETYERMMEHGRRNISISTVAPTGSLSMLAQVSSGIEPVFLLSYVRRRKVNTNDENSKVDFVDDLGDAFEEFTVYHKKYETWMNITGKTEIAESPYAGATAPEIDWKKRVELQALVQKYTTHSISSTINLAKDVTVDLVGDIYVDSWQKGLKGITVYRDGSRSGILVSTDEKTKEETITSTETLIAKRPDKIEAEIVRFHNESEKWLAVIGLVEGRPYEIFTGQMKDAFNLPEWVENGWVIKQRNEDGLSRYDFQYIDNEGYKITIEGLSRSFDKEFWNYAKLISGVLRHGMPIPYVVDLIQNLNLYDDHINTWKNGVARALKRFVPEGTEALDKKCSNCNDPEGLIFEEGCLKCKSCGYSKCG comes from the coding sequence ATGAATCAAACGCTTTCCTCTTCAAAATCATTTACTTATACTGAAGTTTTAAAAGAATGTCTAAACTATTTTAACAACGATGAACTTGCCGCAACCACTTGGATTAACAAGTATTGTTTAAAAGATAAGCATGGTAATTTTTTAGAAAAATCACCAGACGACATGCACTTTAGGATGGCTAAAGAATTTGGTAGGATTGAAAATAAATACGCACTTACAGATACCATTTCAGAACACTTATCTAATTACGGAAAAATCAGAAAACCATTAACTGATACTAAAATTTACGAACTTTTTAAAGAATTTAAATATGTAATTCCGCAAGGGAGTGTTATGTTTGGTTTGGGCAACGACCAGGTAATTGCGTCCTTATCAAATTGTATTGTGGTGCCTTCGGTTATAGATTCTTATGGTGGTGTTTGTTATACCGATGAGCAATTAGCACAATTATTTAAAAGACGTTGTGGAGTAGGAGTGGACTTATCCGAACTGCGTCCAAAAGATGCCTTAGTGTCTAATGCAGCGGGTTCTACAACAGGCGCAGTGTCGTTTATGAATCGTTTTTCTAATACCACAAGAGAAGTCGCGCAAAACGGAAGACGCGGTGCTTTAATGTTAACAATGGACGTAAAACATCCAGATATCGAGGATTTTATTACCGTAAAACAAGATCTATCTAAGATTACAGGAGCCAATATTTCAATTCGGTTGTCGGACGAATTTATGCAAGCAGTAGTTAATGATACTAAATTCACATTACAATGGCCAATTGAAAGTAAATCACCAAAATATACTAAGGAAATAGATGCCAAAGATCTTTGGGGAAAAATTATTACCTGTGCTCATAATTCCGCAGAACCTGGTTTGATTTTTTGGGATAGACAACATCACTATTCCACATCTTCGGTTTATCCTGAGTTTAAGAATAGTTCTACCAATCCATGTTCGGAAATTGCGATGCAAGGTGGTGATAGTTGCCGATTGATTGCGGTGAATTTATTCAGTTTTGTTGAGGCTCCATTTACGAAGAAAGCCAAATTCAACTTTGAAAAATTCTACGAAGTGGTTTATGAAACCCAACGTCTTATGGACGATTTAGTCGATTTAGAACTGGAAGCCGTAAAACGTATTTTAGCTAAAATAAATGCCGATCCAGAACCAGATGCCATTAAAAGAACAGAAAAAGATATATGGAATTTACTAGCTGAAACTGGTAAAAAAGGAAGACGTACAGGTTTAGGATTTACAGCTTTAGCTGATGCTGTTGCCGCTTTAGGAATTAAGATTGATACTGACGATGCTTTAGCTGTTGTTGATGATATAATGAAAACAAAAATGACTGCCGAGTTTGATAGTAGTATTGATATGGCGATTACAAGAGGTCAGTTTGAAGTGTTTAATAGAAATATTGAAGACACCTCAGAATTTGTACAAATGATGGCTAAAGAATTTCCTGAAACTTACGAAAGAATGATGGAACATGGTCGAAGAAATATATCCATAAGTACCGTTGCCCCAACTGGGTCGTTGAGTATGTTAGCACAAGTATCATCTGGAATTGAGCCTGTTTTCTTATTGTCTTACGTAAGACGACGAAAAGTGAATACCAATGACGAAAACTCTAAAGTAGATTTTGTAGATGATTTAGGCGATGCCTTCGAAGAGTTTACCGTGTATCACAAAAAGTATGAAACTTGGATGAACATTACAGGTAAAACCGAAATAGCAGAAAGCCCTTATGCCGGAGCAACAGCACCAGAAATAGATTGGAAAAAGCGTGTAGAACTGCAAGCTTTGGTTCAAAAATATACAACGCATTCCATTAGCTCTACGATCAACTTGGCTAAAGATGTTACGGTAGACTTGGTAGGTGATATTTATGTGGATTCTTGGCAAAAAGGATTAAAAGGGATTACGGTGTATAGAGATGGTTCCAGAAGTGGAATTTTAGTATCAACCGACGAGAAAACAAAAGAAGAAACAATAACATCTACAGAAACATTAATCGCCAAACGACCAGATAAAATTGAGGCAGAAATTGTACGTTTTCATAATGAATCCGAAAAATGGTTAGCCGTCATCGGTTTAGTGGAAGGACGACCGTATGAAATTTTTACAGGCCAAATGAAAGACGCGTTCAATTTACCAGAATGGGTTGAGAACGGTTGGGTCATTAAGCAGCGAAATGAAGATGGTTTGTCCCGTTACGATTTTCAGTATATAGATAATGAAGGTTATAAAATTACGATTGAAGGCTTATCTCGCTCGTTCGATAAAGAATTTTGGAACTATGCGAAATTGATTTCAGGGGTGTTACGTCACGGTATGCCAATACCTTATGTGGTAGATTTAATTCAGAATTTAAATTTATACGACGATCACATCAACACGTGGAAAAATGGTGTGGCAAGAGCCTTAAAACGTTTTGTGCCAGAAGGAACAGAAGCTTTGGATAAAAAATGCTCCAACTGTAATGATCCAGAAGGTTTAATTTTTGAAGAAGGTTGTTTGAAGTGTAAAAGTTGTGGGTATTCTAAATGTGGATAA
- a CDS encoding winged helix-turn-helix domain-containing protein, translated as MSIITNINKLFDHRIRLGIMSVLMVNEYADFNMLKELLGATDGNLASHTKALEKAEYILVEKQFIGRKPNTRYSVTKLGKLEFKKHIEALEKLISKT; from the coding sequence TTGAGCATAATAACCAACATAAATAAACTTTTTGATCATAGAATACGACTCGGCATCATGTCGGTTCTTATGGTAAACGAGTATGCCGATTTTAATATGCTGAAAGAATTGTTAGGGGCCACAGATGGTAATTTAGCAAGTCATACAAAAGCTTTAGAAAAGGCAGAATACATTTTAGTTGAAAAACAATTTATAGGTCGAAAACCCAACACAAGATATAGTGTTACTAAACTAGGAAAATTAGAATTTAAAAAACATATAGAAGCCCTTGAAAAATTAATAAGCAAAACCTAA
- a CDS encoding DUF4153 domain-containing protein, producing MKKLILFIAALLFSTFFYDQTIGLNLFLFSMLTVVILFINNKSHFKNRKTQIYTIAYLITGLTIFFHSSTLSVIANLVAFFTLIGHLSETKSSIYVNWLNGLYTTIAGFLHRNFASVGAKKNTIEQEELVKIDYLHWAKIILIPTIILITFIALYKEGNPVFSNLIEQIDFGFINIQWVLVAGLGYYLFNNIYDPIEVEPATELDLQTENSLHKTEAFSIPKLKQENQLGVILIALLNALIVMYLLTDITFITTQQEIKASLYSAQVHNGINALIASIVIAIMILLYVFRGNLNFYEQNASLKRLAFTWIILNILLVLSIVFKNSQYIYYFGLTYKRIGVIVYLLLATIGLVTTLLKINGAKNNWYLFRINTQAAFAILIISSTINWDYHITNYNFNYAKSMDYKYVIALSDNNTLLLNEQLDNENLNGDSIHQIEEKYHNYVYQLRTNNWQELRYDNFKIDAE from the coding sequence ATGAAAAAACTAATCTTATTTATTGCAGCCCTTTTATTTAGCACCTTTTTCTACGACCAAACTATCGGACTTAACCTCTTTTTATTCAGTATGCTCACTGTGGTCATACTTTTTATTAATAACAAGTCGCACTTCAAAAATCGGAAAACCCAAATCTATACCATAGCCTACCTCATCACAGGACTTACCATCTTTTTTCATAGTTCTACGTTGTCTGTCATTGCAAACTTGGTGGCTTTCTTTACCTTAATAGGCCATTTATCCGAAACTAAATCGTCTATCTACGTCAATTGGCTTAATGGTTTATACACCACTATCGCAGGTTTCCTTCATCGCAATTTTGCTTCAGTTGGAGCGAAAAAAAATACTATAGAACAAGAAGAGCTCGTCAAAATAGATTATTTGCATTGGGCTAAGATCATTTTAATTCCAACCATAATCCTCATTACTTTTATTGCACTTTACAAAGAAGGAAACCCTGTATTTAGCAACTTAATAGAACAGATAGATTTTGGATTTATAAATATCCAATGGGTATTGGTAGCAGGTTTAGGTTACTACTTATTCAATAATATTTATGATCCAATTGAGGTCGAACCTGCTACTGAACTCGATTTACAAACCGAAAATAGTTTACATAAAACAGAGGCGTTTTCTATTCCAAAATTAAAGCAAGAAAATCAACTAGGTGTGATTCTTATCGCGCTTTTAAATGCATTAATTGTCATGTACTTATTAACGGATATCACCTTTATAACAACACAACAAGAGATTAAAGCGTCCTTATATTCTGCCCAAGTTCATAATGGTATCAATGCGCTCATTGCCTCTATTGTCATTGCCATCATGATTTTACTTTATGTGTTTCGAGGTAACCTTAATTTTTACGAACAAAACGCCTCCTTAAAACGCCTTGCTTTTACTTGGATTATTTTAAATATTCTTTTGGTACTAAGTATCGTATTTAAAAACAGTCAGTATATCTATTACTTTGGGTTAACCTACAAACGCATTGGTGTCATCGTTTACCTTTTACTTGCCACAATCGGTTTGGTTACAACACTTCTTAAAATAAACGGAGCAAAAAACAACTGGTATTTATTCCGAATAAACACACAAGCTGCATTTGCAATTCTCATTATTTCTAGCACAATCAATTGGGATTATCACATTACAAATTACAATTTTAATTATGCCAAATCCATGGATTATAAGTATGTCATTGCATTATCCGATAATAACACCTTGTTGTTAAATGAGCAGTTAGATAACGAAAACTTAAATGGAGATTCTATTCATCAAATCGAAGAAAAATATCACAACTACGTATACCAATTACGAACTAATAATTGGCAAGAATTACGATATGATAATTTTAAAATAGACGCCGAATAA